In Electrophorus electricus isolate fEleEle1 chromosome 14, fEleEle1.pri, whole genome shotgun sequence, a single window of DNA contains:
- the cdc42ep1a gene encoding cdc42 effector protein 1 — protein sequence MNLGKLSGLKGLVSHSSGKRRFKGDLTLDMISPPLGDFRHTMHVGRGGDVFGDTSFLSNHGGAGNAGDGDSLTASEKSEGFFSRTLRYVRKTPDRPRGGSKDLSPPPPPISPIIKNAVSLPRLDVDSPNGCPVKVLFPSSPKSEDSTYSYGVESGFVTLPRLSRTERSPQGASPSGCAAEVCRGSLTDGGLRFLTCPNSLSPSDSMNSFTVDLGPSLMSEVFAMIDSPNAHQEAESSEVLCKSEHSFGLANGSAVLESDVRTSLVDSLLREDSEGRSRLYGAEWAYGDMVNGETPKRGMASDLMWHSSVEERGMEAERFQKAADVLARHYGNSSATHRNTSSSQRRSPYAYPEDEEEIKV from the exons ATGAACTTGGGAAAACTGTCTGGGCTGAAGGGCCTGGTGTCACACTCTTCAGGGAAGCGGCGCTTTAAAGGCGACCTGACCCTAGACATGATCAGCCCTCCGCTGGGTGACTTCCGCCACACCATGCACGTGGGCCGGGGCGGGGACGTGTTTGGGGACACCTCATTCCTTAGCAACCATGGTGGGGCAGGGAACGCTGGCGATGGAGACTCCCTCACTGCCTCAGAGAAGAGTGAGGGCTTCTTCTCCCGCACCCTGCGCTATGTCCGCAAGACTCCAGATCGGCCACGGGGGGGTTCTAAAGACCTatccccaccacctccacccatctCCCCCATTATAAAGAATGCAGTCTCTCTCCCCCGTCTGGACGTGGACTCACCCAATGGCTGTCCTGTGAAGGTGCTGTTTCCTAGTTCTCCGAAATCTGAGGATTCTACTTACTCTTACG GGGTGGAGTCTGGTTTTGTCACACTGCCCAGGCTGTCCCGCACAGAGCGGTCACCGCAGGGTGCCTCTCCCTCGGGCTGTGCTGCCGAAGTCTGCCGAGGCTCTCTCACAGATGGGGGCCTGCGCTTCCTCACTTGCCCCAACTCTCTCAGCCCCTCTGACTCCATGAACTCCTTCACCGTTGACCTTGGCCCCTCCCTTATGTCAGAGGTCTTTGCCATGATTGACAGTCCAAATGCCCACCAGGAAGCCGAGTCCTCTGAAGTATTGTGCAAGTCTGAGCACTCATTTGGGTTGGCCAATGGCAGCGCTGTACTGGAGTCAGACGTGAGAACCTCATTGGTGGATTCCCTCCTGAGGGAGGACTCTGAGGGCAGGAGCCGTTTGTATGGTGCAGAGTGGGCCTATGGGGACATGGTAAATGGTGAGACGCCAAAAAGGGGCATGGCCAGTGACCTGATGTGGCATTCCAGTGTGGAGGAACGTGGCATGGAAGCTGAGAGGTTCCAGAAGGCCGCAGATGTGCTGGCACGTCATTACGGCAACAGCAGTgcaacacacaggaacacaagcAGCTCCCAGAGGAGGAGCCCTTATGCCTACCccgaggatgaggaggagatcAAAGTCTAG